The DNA segment CGAAATCTGTTTAAAATGAGGTAACATTTTTATGAgcaaaaattgtttaaaataattgtacATATTTCTTAGAAGGTGGTTAAACTTACACTGTGTATTATAAAACACAAACTTCTATAAAGCAAGTAATATTTATTAAGGGCTTTATCTATTGCCCCTGCACTTCTGAAAATTTATCCTAAGGAGATAATCCAAAGCCCTAAAGACATCACAGCCTCATCTAGAAGGATAAACACTTCAAAGCTAGGTGTCCTTCCACGAGTGAGCAGTTAAGTTATGGTAAATCATACAGGAATTAAACGGCTGGTAATAAGATCACATAGCAATGTGGGAATGAGCTTATGATGAGAGAAAAAGCAGGTTAGAAATCATACTATTTACACATGGTTAATAACCGTGTGTAAACACATTTGAAAAAAGTCCAggaagaaatactttaaaataagagTTGTAAACGTGATTACCTCTGGATGGATTCAAAGAGTAGTGGGATCATCTTCCTATTATCCAGACTGTTGAGAAGTTTGAAAGGATGAGACAGATCCCAGAGAGTGTCACAATAGGAATAAAGCAAATAACTGGATAAACCGTCAGGGATTGGGCCACTGTGATGAACTGTAATGTTCTAGTATCCCTGTGTCCACTTTAGGCATTTTAATTCCGTGGTCTCTAATAAACACAAGACATGAAAATGGTAAGGAAAGGAACTTCCCTTTAAGATTCCTCAATAATGAAACCATACATAGCACCACCGTGGGACTTATCCCAAGAACCTCCCAGAGACTTGACTAAATCATAGAAATTCTGAGCAGCatctccagcctccaggccctcAGTCCTTACATCCTCTTCCTCCAGGTGAAGTCATGGGCATTGGGCGTTCTTTTGAGGAGGCCTTCCAGAAGGCTCTTCGCATGGTGGATGAGAACTGTGTGGGCTTTGATCACACGGTAAAGCCAGTCAGTGATATGGTAAGTGGCTCCCTTCCCCTGGCCCCTGAAATGGACcccttctgcccccagcccatGGACTTGTTACCGCTAATAGCAGTAGTTGTTACTGGATGTTTGCTGTGTTTTCATGCTGCTGAGAGTTTTGTGGTTCATCTCCTCTATCATTATAGGAGGATGTATTCTTAAACTTGTTTCCAGGGATAATGAAACAGGCCTAGAGAGCTTGTGGAACTTGCTAATACACTAGCTGCACAGCCAGAaagaggcagagccaagatttgaataCAGGTTTTTGCAATCACAGAGCTTTGGCTCTGGTTCCTTTTCCACAGCTTCCTTTCCTAAAACAGTGGGGTACTCGTGCTTTGAGGCTTTTTGAGATGCTAAAAGTAGATTTGGAATATTTTGCGTAACATTCGGACATCTCCCTCTCCACAGTCCTTCCATATCTGTTTGCCCTCCCCATTAGGAGCTGGAGACGCCAACCGACAAGCGGATCTTTGTGGTGGCAGCTGCTCTGTGGGCTGGCTACTCTGTGGCTCGGCTCTATGAACTCACACGCATCGACCGCTGGTTCTTGCACCGGATGAAGCGGATTATAAAACACGCCCAGCTGCTGGAACAGCATCGTGGACAGCCTTTGCCCCCAGACCTGCTGCACCAGGCCAAGCGCCTTGGCTTCTCAGACAAGCAGATTGCCCTTGCAGTTCTGAGGTTAGAGGTGGTGGTGAGGGCCTTGGGCTGAGGATGTGGGGCAGAGAATCTTTGTACTAGTGAGGGGCCCTTGGAAGGGAACTTTGTAGGCTTCTGACCTTCGTCCCTGGGATATTTGCCTCTCAgttccctgccccactcccaggGCTGTATTTTTGACCCTTCTTCTCCTTTAGCACAGAGCTGGCTGTTCGCAAGCTGCGTCAGGAACTGGGGATCTGCCCAGCAGTGAAACAGATCGACACAGTTGCAGCCGAGTGGCCAGCCCAGACAAATTATTTGTACCTGACATACTGGGGCACCACCCATGACCTCACCTTTCGAACACCTCACGTCCTGGTCCTTGGCTCTGGGGTCTACCGAATAGGCTCCAGCGTTGAGTTTGACTGGTGTGCAGTGGGCTGCATCCGGCAGCTCCGAAAGgtctttcatactgttttctttacTGTTCCATTCAGTTCCAGCAATTGCCTTTTGCCCACCTTATCCTGGCACTTTCTATTAATTGCTACACTTATATCTATCTTAGGACTTTGGGAGGTGTGGAGGGAGTCGGGAGGGGGGGAGCCCTCCCCTTAGGCCATCTTGTGCCTCTCACAGGGCATGTGTCTTTTCTCCATCACTTTGTACCTACTTCTCTGATACCTACAGGGCTGGCCCTACTTCCCTCCCAAGGCAGGTGTGCCTTATATCCATTTCAGAGAAAGCTGAGATGAAGTAGGGGTTTTGCCTTAGTTTTTCTATgttcttcctcccacctcctagCTAAATCTCACTTCCCTCTCTGTCACAGATGGGATATAAGACCATCATGGTGAACTACAACCCAGAGACAGTCAGCACTGACTATGACATGTGTGACCGACTCTACTTTGATGAGATCTCTTTTGAGGTGAGAGGAATATGAAGACCGCCCGTTATCCTGGGTGGCCAGGGTCACGTGGGAGTGGCTGGCTGACCTAAGATTCTTTGGAACTTGTGGGGTTTGAGGGGAAATGGGTAGAGGGTGAGAAGCAGTGAGCAGGAAGGCTCAGATCCCTGACCACTTGCCACCTCCACTCACTTCTCCCCTTGCACCAAGGTGGTGATGGACATCTATGAGCTAGAGAACCCTGAAGGCGTGATCCTATCCATGGGCGGGCAGCTGCCCAACAACATGGCCATGGCTTTGCATCGGCAGCAGTGCCGCGTGCTGGGCACTTCCCCTGAAGCCATCGACTCAGCTGAGAATCGTTTCAAGTTCTCCCGGCTCCTGGACACCATTGGTATCAGCCAGCCTCAGTGGAGGGAGCTCAGTGAACTAGAGGTGGGCTGGGGCCTGGTGGGGAGCTGGAAGCTGGATGAGGTCATGGGTGAGTGTGACCAACCCAGCTGCACCTTTAGTCTGCTCGCCAGTTCTGCCAGACGGTGGGGTACCCCTGCGTGGTGCGCCCCTCCTACGTGCTGAGCGGCGCTGCTATGAATGTGGCCTACACTGACGGGGACCTGGAACGCTTCCTGAGCAGTGCAGCAGCCGTCTCCAAGGAGCACCCCGTGGTCATCTCCAAGTTCATCCAGGAGGCCAAGGTAGGGCCACAGACAAAGAAGTCTCTGAGGGCAGGCTCCTCAGCCTTGGTGGAAACTCCCCTCTCTGGTCCTACAGCACTTTGTAGGCACGGTGGACTGGGAAGGATGGGTTGTACCAAGGCTCTCAAAGAAGGGAGCCTCCTGGGGCAAGTGGGAGAAGAAAATTGCCCCCCAGCCCTGTATCACATTGCCTTCGCATCCCCACTAGGAGATCGACGTGGATGCTGTGGCCCGTGATGGTATGGTGGCAGCCATTGCCATCTCTGAGCACGTGGAGAATGCAGGTGTGCATTCAGGTGATGCCACGCTGGTGACCCCACCACAAGACATCACTGCCAAAACCCTAGAGCGGATTAAAGCCATCGTGCACGCCGTGGGCCAGGAGCTGCAGGTCACAGGACCCTTCAATCTGCAGCTCATTGCCAAGGTAGTAAGAGGGAACTGAGGGAAGGGAGTAGCACCTTCTCATTCTCTGGGGCCACAGTGCCAGTGGGGCTCACTGTCTCCTGCCCTCATCAGAGTAGGCCCGGAAGCTGGAGGGAAGGGGTGCTAGCTAGAGCCCACAGTGTTGTTAGGGTTTGTGACAGTCAGTTACCCTGACCCCTGTTCCAGACTGATACCCACAGAGTGGTAAGTCAGGGGAAGAGTCAAGGTCAGTGGAGTAGCATCAGTAAGCCTAGACTGCAGAAGGCCTGACCAGTCCCTCTCTGCCCCAGGACGACCAGCTGAAAGTCATCGAGTGCAACGTGCGTGTCTCTCGCTCCTTCCCTTTCGTCTCCAAGACACTAGGTGTGGACCTAGTAGCATTGGCCACACGGGTCATCATGGGGGAAGAAGTGGAACCTGTGGGGCTCATGACTGGCTCTGGAGTCGTGGGGGTAAAGGTACGGAGGATTGAAACCTTGAGGTTAGAAGTCACAAGCAAGGAGACAAATAGTGGGAGAGCGTTCACTTACTGCTCAGTCGACATGTAAACCGAACAGCTATTGTGGACAAGGCATCACTGGGCCATAAGGGTGATAGGATGGTCTTTGTTCTTTAGGAGCTCACATTCCAGAGATGGGAGGCAAGGGAGGTTGGGTCCAAAAACAGCTTGCTTCTCTAACAGGCCATGATAAACCTGCGTAGTagagagaagaataaaatgtgaaaggAGTTTACAGACGAGAGATGCCACTTTCAAAAGGGGTGACCTGGAAAGGCCCAGGAGGAGAGCTGGTGCCTGAATTGAAGGACGGTCAGGATATTTGGTTTACTGAGCTTGTTGAGGAAGTGTTCCAAGGAATAGGCCTTGTGGAAAGGAATAGCCGAGTGGAAACTGAGGGAAGACCCGAAGTATGTTCGGGAAGCAGAGGACGATAGGCAGAGCAGTGGCGGGGAAGGCTAACCTTGCCGTTTGGCTGAGGCCGAGGAGCTCGGCATCTCGCTTCCTGCTCCCTCAGGTCCCTCAGTTCTCGTTCTCGCGCCTGGCGGGTGCTGACGTGGTGTTGGGCGTGGAGATGACCAGCACGGGGGAAGTGGCTGGCTTTGGGGAGAGCCGCTGCGAGGCCTACCTCAAGGCCATGCTAAGCACTGGCTTTAAGATCCCCAAGAAGAACATCTTGCTGACCATTGGCAGCTATAAGGTACAGACTCCAGCgtcgggggttggggggctgcCCAGAGAGCCTGGGGCAAATGGCCTTGGCTCTCTGGGCCTGGGCTGACCTTGAAGTGGAAGACAGGAGAGATACAACCTCGTCCTCCTCTCGCTTGGTTCAGAACAAAAGTGAGCTGCTCCCCACCGTGCGGCTGCTGGAGAGCCTGGGCTACAGCCTCTACGCCAGTCTGGGCACCGCCGACTTCTATACTGAGCACGGCGTCAAGGTACTGGGGCGCCCGCAGCCTACCCCACGTTGTGCCagagaattctctctcttcccttgcttTTACTGTCATTGTATGGGTCCTGTGTATTCCACACAGAGCAAATAGAATATACGGAAAAGCAAGGGGGAAAAGTCTCTTAATGGTTTCTTTACCGCTGTTAACTTCtggtatattttcttccagaatatTATTTCTCTGTGTACAAGTGTGAGCTCATACTGCACAGAGTCCTTGGTAACCATAGAGTAGATGTCTTTCGTGTCAAGAAATACACTTTGCCAATAGCAAATAGAGCCAGCCCTGGTTCCCACCCTGTGGGTCCTCATTCTCCTCCTCATGGGTTCCTGGGCCACCTCCCCTCCCTTTAGGCTGTCCTTCCTGACTCCTGCCAGGCTCAGGTTAGCCCTTGACCTTATCTCTGGGCCACAGGTAACAGCTGTGGACTGGCACTTTGAGGAGGCAGTGGATGGTGAGTGCCCACCGCAGCGAAGCATCTTGGAGCAACTGGCTGAGAATCACTTTGAGCTAGTGATTAACCTGTCAATGCGCGGGGCTGGGGGCCGCCGTCTCTCTTCCTTTGTCACCAAGGGCTACCGTACCCGGCGCCTGGCCGCTGACTTCTCTGTGCCCCTCATCATTGATATCAAGTGCACCAAACTGTTTGTGGAGGTGACTGGGGCCTGGGTGCTGGGAGGCCAACAGCCAGTGTTaatggggcaggagggagaagtgAGTGGTCGTGGGTTGGGAAATCTCAGTATGAAGTAGTCATGCAAATATCCAGGCTTTGtggcttcagagagagagaaggcgggTAGAGGGGGGTAGAGCCTGGTGTATGGGAAGGCCCAGGCCCTACCTACAACTCGCGGGATGCCCTCAAATCAGGGCTGACTGCAGTTTTCACCTGCAGGCCCTAGGCCAGATTGGGCCAGCCCCTCCTTTGAAGGTGCATGTCGACTGTATGACGTCCCAAAAGCTTGTTCGGCTACCGGGTGAGTGCATCTTTTGGGAGGGCCAGACTCTTTTCTCACTGAGCTCTTTCCTCTCATGACCCACTGTGCCCCTGACTGAGGAAGCTCGCTGCCTCTTGCTCGTATCAGTCGCTGCTGCTTTTTCTGCCACCCTGGTTCATATGTTTGATGTCCTTCGTGTCTCTGAACCGTCCTCTAACCTTGCCACGTCCCTGTTCTCCCAGGATTGGTTGACATCCATGTGCACCTGCGGGAACCAGGGGGGACACACAAGGAGGACTTCGCCTCGGGCACCGCCGCTGCCCTGGCTGGGGGCGTCACTATGGTGTGCGCCATGCCTAATACCCGGCCCCCCATCATTGATGCgccagccctggccctggcccagaAGGTGAGACCTGGCACTCCTGCTTCGTGGTTACCCAGatgtccctgcctgcctcccggaaccctcctccctctgcccctcgcagAAGCATGGGGGCCCAGGCCACTAGTGCCAGGCTGGCACGGATGCCAGTAGGCCTTATCTCCTGTGTATGCTCTCCAGCTGGCAGAGGCTGGTGCCCGCTGTGACTTTGCCTTATTTCTTGGAGCCTCGTTGGAAAATGCAGGGACCCTGGGTGCTGTGGCCGGGTCTGCTGCTGGGCTAAAGCTGTACCTCAACGAGACCTTCTCTGAGCTTCGGCTGGACAATGTGGCCCAGTGGATGGAGGTAGGGAGCGGGCCCGTGGGAGGAGGCAGCCAGTTAGTGCCTCCTGGCTTGAGGACCCCGTAGAGTAGATAACAGCAGTGGAGTGTCAAGAGCTCCGTGAGGGCTCTGCACGCTCCCTGCTAAATTCTTTCTGTTCCCCAGCACTTTGAGACAtggccctcccacctccccatcGTGGCCCACGCAGAGCGGCAGAGTGTGGCTGCCATCCTCATGGTGGCCCAGCTGACCCAGCGCTCGGTGCACATATGTCACGTGGCCCGGAAGGAGGAGGTGAGAGTACACCAGAGGTCCCGGTGCCCTTCCTGCTTGGGTAGGAGGGAGCGGGGAGTGTGGAGCCAGCACCCTCGGCCCCATAACTTTCCTAGAGGGGAGCTTGGATGCGGAGACCTTGTAGGGCAGGGCATGAGGGAGGCCTCCTCAAGAGATCTCCTCGCTCTCCGCCCACCCCAGATCCTGCTGATTAAAGCTGCCAAGGCACGGGGGCTGCCAGTAACCTGTGAAGTGGCGCCCCACCATCTGTTTCTGAGCCGTGATGACCTGGAGCGCCTGGGGCCGGGGAAGGGCGAGGTCCGGCCCGAGCTTGGCTCCCGCCAGGACGTGGAGGCCCTGTGGGAGAACATGGCTGTCATTGACTGCTTTGCCTCAGACCATGGTGAGAGGCCCCACAGTGTACCTCTGCCCAGTAGGGCTCGTgccccacctcagggcctctgGTCTCCGCGAGCACTGGGACTTGATCTGTGTAGCACGGCACCTGGGCCGTGATGGGTGCTTGATAAATACTCCCCGGAGGAACTGATGAGCAAAtgagtaaaattataaataagagaaGGTGGGTATAAGGTCTGGTCCCCAAATGATGGCAACCGCCCCAGTTTACCTGTTTGCCCCGTAACCCGAAGAGATGAGCATCGGGGCTAGGGAGGCAGTGCAGTCCTGGTGGCCTGTGTGACTTCCCAGATGGGGAGGTGATCAGGCCCGACGGTGCCGCTCTCTTTCATCCCAGCCCCCCACACCTTGGAGGAGAAGTGTGGGCCCAGGCCTCCCCCCGGCTTCCCGGGACTGGAGACCATGCTCCCACTGCTGCTGACGGCGGTCAGCGAGGGCCGGCTTAGTCTGGATGACCTGCTGCAGCGGCTGCACCACAATCCCCGCCGGATCTTCCACCTGCCTCCCCAGGAGGACACCTACGTGGAGGTGTGGGCCCGTGGTCCCggcggaggtggggggcggggaggaatgATGCACTCTGCAGCCTGCGACTCTGTTCCATGGTGCAGCCCTACCCTTGCCTAACCCGTGACTCTGGGCAGGTGGATCTGGAGCACGAATGGACCATCCCCAGCCACATGCCCTTCTCCAAGGCACACTGGACACCCTTTGAAGGGCAGAAGGTGAAGGGCACCATCCGCCGTGTGGTCCTACGAGGGGAAGTGGCCTATATCGACGGGCAGGTATGTATGTGGCGCGAGCCCCATCCCAGAAGTGATTTCCTTGGTCCCACTGATTGTCCTGCCCCAGCACTTCGCTGTGGTGCCATCACCTCCCCCAGCTGCCCTGAGgcgggtttctttttttttttttttgctggcttCCACTCCTGTAGGGTCTCAGTCCAGCTCTTTGCCCCCTGCTCATTCGTCTGCTCCTATCTTCTGTCTGCAGGTCCTGGTGCCCCCGGGCTATGGACAGGATGTACGCAAGTGGCCTCAGGGGGCTGTTCCCCAGCTcgcgcccccagcccctgccaccaGCGAGATAACCACGGTATCTGCAGTGCTTcgggcctgggggcggggtgggggggtgttgggGGTGCAGCCAGGGACAGGGCTAACGGCACAGATGGTTGCATTGGTGGTTTCGGGGGTGGAAGGCTCTGCACTTGACACTTAAAATTTCCACCACCTACCTCTTTGTCTGCTGCAAAACACAGAATCAACTTCCAGTTTAGGAGGTTATCTAACTAGGGGAAACACAGGTTCCTTATTAACCCAACCAGAGATTTATCTGGGCCCCTGTCATGGGGTAgtttgtccctctctgtcaaggACAGCGTAGAAGGATGGACCAGAGGGGGACCTGATGGAGACTGGGATCTGTTCCATTCTCACTGTGGACAGTGAGCAGTTTGGCTTTTCTTGAGGGGTTGAACTTGAGGAAGAATTGGGTCAGTACTTTTCAAAACGCTAGACCTATGTCTCTCCAGACGCCTGAAAGGCCCCGCCGGGCTGTCCCAGGGCTTCCCGATGGCCGCTTCCACCTGCCACCCCGAATCCACCGAGCCTCCGATCCAGGTCTGCCAGGTAAGAGGGAGGTCCTTTGATATGTGGAGGCCGGGGCCACCTGGACTTAGAGATGTGTAGGGACAGGCTCCTCTTCCCCCCCAGTGTCCCTGATGGACGGGGGTCACTTTGGTCCAGCCATCCCCTCGTCCTAGTCTGATCCACTGTACCCTCCTTTGCCTAAATCAGTCTGCCCAGCATGAGGTAGGCACGCCACAGCTTCTCATGGCCCTTTCTTATCGTGGGCAGCTGTGTTCCTCCGCCCGGGAGCTGGGATCCCACGGGGCAGCAGGACGTGGGGTAAATCCAGGTTGTTGGTTGGTGTGAGCCTGGCCGTTCCCCTTGCCTAGGACCCCTTTGCCTCCTGGGAGGGCCCTGGGAGGGCACCACTGCTCACACATAGCAGCCCCCGTGGGAAGTCACTTGTGTGTCCCCTGGGCTGCTGGTCCTTCTTGTTTGCCCCTAACCTGCTACAGCTACTGTCGTGTGAGTTGGTTTAACACAGACACTGTGATCCAGAGTGTGGGGAAATGGGGGCTCTTCACAAAACTTAGTTGCAGGCTTACATCTGTCTTGTTGCCCTATTTGTAGCTGAGGAGCCAAAGGAAAAGTCCTCTCGGAAGGCAGCTGAGCCAGGTGAGACTCCCCTGGAACGCATGCTCACCTCGGGGATCTGTCTCATCTGGCTTGTGTAGGAGGAACCCTCTGACCCACTTCTTTTGCCCCGTCCCTCACTGCAGAGCTGATGGGAACTCTCGATGGCACCTGCTACCCTCCACCACCAGTACCTAGACAGGCGTCACCCCAGAACCTGGGGACCCCTGGCCTGCTGCACCCCCAGACCTCGCCCCTGCTGCACTCATTAGTGGGTCAACATATCCTGTCTGTCCAGCAATTCACCAAGGACCAGGTGCCTGGGGGAGAGCGGATGGGGACACCCAGAGCTTTGAGAATCTGGAAAGTTGGGGCTAGGCCCTCTGGGCACCACCACCTTTCCAGCTGACTTGGGGATCTTTCTTAGATGTCTCACCTGTTCAATGTGGCACACACGCTGCGTATGATGGTACAGAAGGAGCGGAGCCTCGACATACTCAAGGTCAGGGTCAGGGCTATGGGTTATGGGTCCAGGACCCTGTCAGCAGGGCTATGCAGTGATCAGAGGGATCTCCCTCTCCTGCCATAGGTCCCTTCCTGTGAGTCTAAACCCTCCACTATAAGTTACTCCGCCTTCTCTACTCTGGAAGGTCCGGCTGCCCTAGGCCCCTCAACCCCCACGTTTGCTCTCCTCTGACCAGTAGTTAGCTGACTTACAAGGCCCTGAGCACCAGTGTATTAGCCTACTAATCTGGTCACTTGGTCTATGCAGATGGATTCATGGGGTAGAACTGGGGTATTTCCTTCTCCCCCAGAAAACAAGTATCTGCTTCAGATACTTACCGATGGTTTGTTGGAGGCGGAGCCTTTAGCTCCGTGTGACACTAATGGAAACGTCAAGGTCGGGACAGGTCACGAGGATGTTTGCGGGGAGGGCTTCTCTCAGTACCTTTCCCGTGTAAGTGGGGGAAGCAAGCCGCAGCCGTGCTTTCCCCAAGATGAGCACCCACGTTTACACCGAATCTTGCCCTCCCGCCAGGGGAAGGTGATGGCCTCCATGTTCTATGAGGTGAGCACGCGGACCAGCAGCTCCTTTGCTGCAGCCATGGCCCGGCTGGGGGGTGCTGTGCTCAGCTTCTCGGAAGCCACGTCTTCGGTCCAGAAGGGCGAATCCCTGGCTGACTCCGTGCAGACCATGAGCTGCTACGCCGACGTCGTCGTGCTTCGGCATCCCCAGCCTGGAGCAGTGGAGGTGAGGCCAGCAGTGCACCGGGACGGGGTGGAGTAGAATGGCTCCAGGGACATGACTGTGAGTGTCTGGTTGGGCcggacggggg comes from the Zalophus californianus isolate mZalCal1 chromosome 8, mZalCal1.pri.v2, whole genome shotgun sequence genome and includes:
- the CAD gene encoding CAD protein isoform X4, encoding MELLFDIFLETVKEATAGNPGGQTVQERLVERLCPPGIPTPGSGLPPPRKVLILGSGGLSIGQAGEFDYSGSQAIKALKEENIQTLLINPNIATVQTSQGLADKVYFLPITPHYVTQVIRNERPDGILLTFGGQTALNCGVELTKAGVLARYGVRVLGTPVETIELTEDRRAFASRMAEIGEHVAPSEAANSLEQAQAAAERLGYPVLVRAAFALGGLGSGFASNREELSALVAPAFAHTSQVLVDKSLKGWKEIEYEVVRDAYGNCVTVCNMENLDPLGIHTGESIVVAPSQTLNDREYQLLRQTAIKVTQHLGIVGECNVQYALNPESEQYYIIEVNARLSRSSALASKATGYPLAYVAAKLALGISLPELRNSVTGGTAAFEPSLDYCVVKIPRWDLSKFLRVSTKIGSCMKSVGEVMGIGRSFEEAFQKALRMVDENCVGFDHTVKPVSDMELETPTDKRIFVVAAALWAGYSVARLYELTRIDRWFLHRMKRIIKHAQLLEQHRGQPLPPDLLHQAKRLGFSDKQIALAVLSTELAVRKLRQELGICPAVKQIDTVAAEWPAQTNYLYLTYWGTTHDLTFRTPHVLVLGSGVYRIGSSVEFDWCAVGCIRQLRKMGYKTIMVNYNPETVSTDYDMCDRLYFDEISFEVVMDIYELENPEGVILSMGGQLPNNMAMALHRQQCRVLGTSPEAIDSAENRFKFSRLLDTIGISQPQWRELSELESARQFCQTVGYPCVVRPSYVLSGAAMNVAYTDGDLERFLSSAAAVSKEHPVVISKFIQEAKEIDVDAVARDGMVAAIAISEHVENAGVHSGDATLVTPPQDITAKTLERIKAIVHAVGQELQVTGPFNLQLIAKDDQLKVIECNVRVSRSFPFVSKTLGVDLVALATRVIMGEEVEPVGLMTGSGVVGVKVPQFSFSRLAGADVVLGVEMTSTGEVAGFGESRCEAYLKAMLSTGFKIPKKNILLTIGSYKNKSELLPTVRLLESLGYSLYASLGTADFYTEHGVKVTAVDWHFEEAVDGECPPQRSILEQLAENHFELVINLSMRGAGGRRLSSFVTKGYRTRRLAADFSVPLIIDIKCTKLFVEALGQIGPAPPLKVHVDCMTSQKLVRLPGLVDIHVHLREPGGTHKEDFASGTAAALAGGVTMVCAMPNTRPPIIDAPALALAQKLAEAGARCDFALFLGASLENAGTLGAVAGSAAGLKLYLNETFSELRLDNVAQWMEHFETWPSHLPIVAHAERQSVAAILMVAQLTQRSVHICHVARKEEILLIKAAKARGLPVTCEVAPHHLFLSRDDLERLGPGKGEVRPELGSRQDVEALWENMAVIDCFASDHAPHTLEEKCGPRPPPGFPGLETMLPLLLTAVSEGRLSLDDLLQRLHHNPRRIFHLPPQEDTYVEVDLEHEWTIPSHMPFSKAHWTPFEGQKVKGTIRRVVLRGEVAYIDGQVLVPPGYGQDVRKWPQGAVPQLAPPAPATSEITTTPERPRRAVPGLPDGRFHLPPRIHRASDPGLPAVFLRPGAGIPRGSRTWAEEPKEKSSRKAAEPELMGTLDGTCYPPPPVPRQASPQNLGTPGLLHPQTSPLLHSLVGQHILSVQQFTKDQMSHLFNVAHTLRMMVQKERSLDILKGKVMASMFYEVSTRTSSSFAAAMARLGGAVLSFSEATSSVQKGESLADSVQTMSCYADVVVLRHPQPGAVELAAKHCRRPVINAGDGVGEHPTQALLDIFTIREELGTVNGMTITMVGDLKHGRTVHSLACLLTQYRVSLRYVAPPSLRMPPNVRAFVAARGTKQEEFESIEEALPDTDVLYMTRIQKERFDSTQEYEACFGQFILTPHIMTRAKKKMVVMHPMPRVNEISVEVDSDPRAAYFRQAENGMYIRMALLATVLGRF
- the CAD gene encoding CAD protein isoform X3 translates to MAALMLEDGSVLRGQPFGATVSTAGEVVFQTGMVGYPEALTDPSYKAQILVLTYPLIGNYGIPTDEVDEFGLSKWFESSGIHVAGLVVGECCPTPSHWSAILTLHQWLQQHGIPGLQGVDTRELTKKLREQGSLLGKLVQDGTEPSALPFLDPNARPLVPEVSIKAPRVFNAGGAPRILALDCGLKYNQIRCLCQRGAEVTVVPWDHALDNQEYEGVFLSNGPGDPASYPSVVSTLSRVLSEPNPRPVFGICLGHQLLALAIGAKTYKMRYGNRGHNQPCLLVGSGRCFLTSQNHGFAVETDSLPAGWLPLFINANDRSNEGIVHDSLPFFSVQFHPEHQAGPSDMELLFDIFLETVKEATAGNPGGQTVQERLVERLCPPGIPTPGSGLPPPRKVLILGSGGLSIGQAGEFDYSGSQAIKALKEENIQTLLINPNIATVQTSQGLADKVYFLPITPHYVTQVIRNERPDGILLTFGGQTALNCGVELTKAGVLARYGVRVLGTPVETIELTEDRRAFASRMAEIGEHVAPSEAANSLEQAQAAAERLGYPVLVRAAFALGGLGSGFASNREELSALVAPAFAHTSQVLVDKSLKGWKEIEYEVVRDAYGNCVTVCNMENLDPLGIHTGESIVVAPSQTLNDREYQLLRQTAIKVTQHLGIVGECNVQYALNPESEQYYIIEVNARLSRSSALASKATGYPLAYVAAKLALGISLPELRNSVTGGTAAFEPSLDYCVVKIPRWDLSKFLRVSTKIGSCMKSVGEVMGIGRSFEEAFQKALRMVDENCVGFDHTVKPVSDMELETPTDKRIFVVAAALWAGYSVARLYELTRIDRWFLHRMKRIIKHAQLLEQHRGQPLPPDLLHQAKRLGFSDKQIALAVLSTELAVRKLRQELGICPAVKQIDTVAAEWPAQTNYLYLTYWGTTHDLTFRTPHVLVLGSGVYRIGSSVEFDWCAVGCIRQLRKMGYKTIMVNYNPETVSTDYDMCDRLYFDEISFEVVMDIYELENPEGVILSMGGQLPNNMAMALHRQQCRVLGTSPEAIDSAENRFKFSRLLDTIGISQPQWRELSELESARQFCQTVGYPCVVRPSYVLSGAAMNVAYTDGDLERFLSSAAAVSKEHPVVISKFIQEAKEIDVDAVARDGMVAAIAISEHVENAGVHSGDATLVTPPQDITAKTLERIKAIVHAVGQELQVTGPFNLQLIAKDDQLKVIECNVRVSRSFPFVSKTLGVDLVALATRVIMGEEVEPVGLMTGSGVVGVKVPQFSFSRLAGADVVLGVEMTSTGEVAGFGESRCEAYLKAMLSTGFKIPKKNILLTIGSYKNKSELLPTVRLLESLGYSLYASLGTADFYTEHGVKVTAVDWHFEEAVDGECPPQRSILEQLAENHFELVINLSMRGAGGRRLSSFVTKGYRTRRLAADFSVPLIIDIKCTKLFVEALGQIGPAPPLKVHVDCMTSQKLVRLPGLVDIHVHLREPGGTHKEDFASGTAAALAGGVTMVCAMPNTRPPIIDAPALALAQKLAEAGARCDFALFLGASLENAGTLGAVAGSAAGLKLYLNETFSELRLDNVAQWMEHFETWPSHLPIVAHAERQSVAAILMVAQLTQRSVHICHVARKEEILLIKAAKARGLPVTCEVAPHHLFLSRDDLERLGPGKGEVRPELGSRQDVEALWENMAVIDCFASDHAPHTLEEKCGPRPPPGFPGLETMLPLLLTAVSEGRLSLDDLLQRLHHNPRRIFHLPPQEDTYVEVDLEHEWTIPSHMPFSKAHWTPFEGQKVKGTIRRVVLRGEVAYIDGQVLVPPGYGQDVRKWPQGAVPQLAPPAPATSEITTTPERPRRAVPGLPDGRFHLPPRIHRASDPGLPELMGTLDGTCYPPPPVPRQASPQNLGTPGLLHPQTSPLLHSLVGQHILSVQQFTKDQMSHLFNVAHTLRMMVQKERSLDILKGKVMASMFYEVSTRTSSSFAAAMARLGGAVLSFSEATSSVQKGESLADSVQTMSCYADVVVLRHPQPGAVELAAKHCRRPVINAGDGVGEHPTQALLDIFTIREELGTVNGMTITMVGDLKHGRTVHSLACLLTQYRVSLRYVAPPSLRMPPNVRAFVAARGTKQEEFESIEEALPDTDVLYMTRIQKERFDSTQEYEACFGQFILTPHIMTRAKKKMVVMHPMPRVNEISVEVDSDPRAAYFRQAENGMYIRMALLATVLGRF